A segment of the Crassostrea angulata isolate pt1a10 chromosome 10, ASM2561291v2, whole genome shotgun sequence genome:
ACATCAACTCAAAAATACTCAAATATACTGTATATCTGGCTAGAAAGAATATGAGGTATAAGTAAATTAATtggcttttaaaaattaacctACCTGAATGATGTACTAAAGACCCTAACTGTGTTCTCCTTCCAAGATGAAACAACTGAATGGTTTCATCTGTGCCTCCTGATGCCAAGAATCCCTTGTTTGAAACCGCAATGTGTTTTATGCAGCCAGAGTGAGAGTGGTCAGTGAAGCTTGGTTCTAACTGGAAATtctattataaaaatttaaactcattAATAATCTTAAATGTCTTACTATCTTTTTTACTAAACAGATAGGCGTTAACTTTAAACATATTCTATCAAGATAATatcatatgagagagagagagagagagagagagagagagagagagagagaggttttgGTACATGGTGTCAATAAAAGTCACATGACCAAGAAACTCGACACAATGCCGAATTTTCTTCAAGTTACTTAGAGTTCCTGTTAattgtatttgtttatattttccagAGACAAACATTtgtgttatttatgtctctgcaaTTTCTAAAGTTTAAGTGGTCATTCtctaaaaaagatagaaaaaatgCATtggttaatttaaatatttcaaacaatacaCCAAATATACAAACCTCTCCTACTTGAACGATTCGAAACCCCAACAATAGCTCTTCGTAACATCCAACGACTACTTCGATGTCCATTTTTGCCATGCGTTTGTGAAGTACGTCACCACTTTTGAGGTCGGTAAAAAATAGacgaacgacttaacaaatttaatGAGCACGCGCAGTTACTATTTGCGAGGCCAGAAGGAAACGAAAGAAGTCTTAGAAGAGAGTAATCATAGAAGATATCTTAAGAATATACTTAAAATGGCAGCTGCTTCAACATCGTTGTGGATGggagatgtaaatatttaaattgattgtttaacatgcgacataagatttaaaaatatttcttacagTGCGACTGTTAGGCGAGCGCAGCACGGTCAGGAGTCGACAGACGCTGTGGCATGTATTAAATCAGACAGCGTGGAAAAtgaatgctggagaaaacgtacccaggagaaaacgtacccaggagaaaacgtacccaatttatagggtacgttttctccaggagaaaacgtacccaggtacgttttctcttggagaaaacgtaccctatgaaaataataaataatggttttcatggatattcttaaatgaaacaaaattgaatatacaatgaacatttgtagCATTTCttgctgttgtttttaaatgcatagtcacgtacttaaattattaagacaataatttgtaacatacaCATAACTGCCTGAGCAGTTTAATTAGTCGACAATTAATCCACCATAAATGAGACCGttaaataattagtttttattgcaatctcatttggagaactaaattattatttttttatttttttttttacattttttttgaaatttatctataaaacaaagtTGCTTAATAAAACCAAGTCCACATGGAAACAACTACGAAATGTAACATTGAACAGTCAATTTGCTTCTGACGCCAATGACATGCTGCTCatgtatttaattgattatcactataattaaaatcagggGATCTCGCATGGAGAAACTCAAATCGGAAATGCTACCGATAAATGGATAATTAGAAGTAGTCAGATAACACTTTATGACAGGTCATTATTTTGAACTAAAATGAaagttgctacaattaacataaatatattattcataaaatgaatatatttctatacatctatgcattgaaatatgcattaaagtagcatttgaaaattatttaatatgtccaacccctttaaaattataaagtattaaattcatatatctataaaactcttacatttctgtatatttattatgcaaaatagtatttcaaagtattaaaaactattaagtagtatgattatgattttcatagggtacgttttctcttggagaaaacgtaccctagagattgggtacgttttctcctgagtacgttttctcttgggtacgttttctcctgatacgTGGAAAATTAGCATTTCTCCAGAGGCGGTGGAAAATGcatcaatttttcttttaagttaATGATATTTCAAAGTAATGCAGTggaatatgtttatttatcttGCAATTACCCATTGCATTGACGAATAAACCAGGTCCATCACAATCTACCGATTCAGCTATTTACCTTGAAAAAGCTATATAGCTTAAAAAAGCTATTCAGAATAGCTTGACAAAGCTATTAACATGCAGTGTTCgacaaaaatgttcattattagaaatatacaaaaaattgcaAGTTAATTACCACTCAAATTTATATCATGAACCATTACAAAAGCAACCCGAATTATATTAGTTTTAACATTGCTGCTTTTAAGCaaaaaatgtatttgcattGTTTGGGTTACTGTACACCACCTTGTGTGCACTGAGACGTTGATcagtatgatattttttacattgtGCTGAAATATTTATACCTGTTTACCATAACTGACcatctttatatttcattcaagaacTGTGAGGTCATGGATCAATTGCCCAAAAACTTCAGAACTTTAGGTTCAAAGTCTCTGAAAGAGACACAAATTGATGAGTAATTTTTACATACATTGTTTACAgaacagttcaaagttgaaaacactcACTGCACTAAGTGCGATTTTGTTTACATGCtggaaaaaaatacacatttaagaaaaatgtgttACAAAAGAATTAAATCAAGCGATTCTGAAAAGCTTTATCAAAATCAGGAGATTGTGCTGGACCTGTAAAGGTAACCCAATAAACCAAAGCTATATTGGGCATATTGGCCCAATATAGCCTCCTGCATTTATTGGCAAGTCTTGCCCTCTGTATTGTTTTCATACCATGCACATTCTGTTGACATGTTTTCCACCAGTCCATCAAAGTCTATGatctatgaaataaaaaacgtaattcTTCTTCAATTTCCTTGAAACTGAATTTTACTAAATCTGCAAAAAATGATACCCATGACTATTAATGAAACCagagtactttgatttaacaGCTGTTTAAATGATGAAACAGTGTTTAGATTTTAAGTGCGACATTCTCTAACTACTACATTTTGGATTTCTTATCTTTACAGAATGTAATGTATACCTGCATCAAATCCATCAATTGTAACTCATTAATGAATACTAAGAGGAATGTTAATTCAGCACAAAAGACATTGAGATATTCTGTATAGGATCCAACTCATGACAATCTAAAGGAGTTGGGAGGACATTTTTTGTATCAGAAATTATTCATGAGGGACTATTTTGGGATTCAATgcatattctttaaaatgtttaagttgtaataaaacatcagatttttaaaattttatttcagttgGATCCTTACATGGACGAATCCTTTATTTCTATGGCTTTTAAACAAATGGGGGTCGCAGTCAAAGGAATTAAAGTCATTAAGAGTAAAACAACAGGGTATGATTTCTCTTCATTgttttaacttcttttttaagTGTAATAAAGATTCTTTGAGAAAGAATATATTccttatattatacaaatattgactagGGTttagggcaacattgattatattagcccccgagggacgaaatattgcccgacgtgaagcggagggcaatattttcatcccaagggggctaatataatcaatgttgccctaaACCCTAGTCAATATTTGTAcaatatatgaagaaacaaacaaaaatataagaaagtaattgaaaacagatcgccatgattttctcagctcaataaagaattcacgaattcaattttgtgcaaagttcatttccaaaatatcctcagcatcaaatgatcactggtgatattccgccgaccgtaagaattaacCTACAGATgatctacctgattttacttcacagtaattcgcaaatccttatatccgttatgatagcaaaacCATTGCATTGCGCATCCGTCATTtccttgccttgactgactgtctattatgacgtcaccttgttttgaagtcgcgaagaattatttacgtcatcgtttacgaatcaacaaatcagaggcgattatttgaaataaagggaatgttctctagatattattcctagcctgtcaaaatcaaaaaaatattgaccggtcaatatttttcggacgaactaatattaaaattattgactattcgtctatatagagttatatagtgagaatatactactgaatataacaataggAAATATTGAATACTCAGTGTTTGGTAAAAATCTGCTGCTGTACATGATATGTTTACAAGATAAAAATGTACCTCAGTGCTTGTAATAAACTTATTGAATTCAAAAATGTAATACAACTCTATTTATAATGTTATGAAAATGGAGATATACGGAGAGAAATAGCATAGAAAAtagtgttttgattttatgattaAACCCAATTACTTTACACTTTTGTGTAGGTTGCCGGCAGGATACTGTTTTATAGATTTCCACGATCCAGAAAATGCTCACCAAGCCATGCTGAAGCTGAATGGAAAGAACATCCCTAACAGTAGTCCGGTAGGTGTCTATCAGGGACAGAGCTCAGACCCAGAGCTGGGCCAGTATCAAACCAAGTTAACAGCTAATCTCTCGCCAACTGATGACTTGtaccatgttttaaattttattaggCAGGGGCAATTTTCTAGTGTTGAATACAGACTGGATAGCTTTTTGTTCCCACAAAGCAGGCTGTTGATGGTTTTCTGAAGGTAAACTGTGTCCACCGGTATCAAAGACTTGCATATTTATGAATGATGAGTAGGGTTATGTTCAAAAGGTTTGTGACACTGTGTTGATATATTcttttctctttgtttttcAGACAAGACGTTTCAAGTTAAACAGTGCCAGCTATGGAAAAGAACACCTATCAACGTAAGAATAAACATGATTGTTAAAACTGATTAATAAGCATTGAATGAATATTCTTGGATATCGTTGATCCTATAATTAATGTGCCAGGCTGTGCTAAATTGAATACAGACTACAGAGCATTAGCGTAGTGTAATAATTTTTTCCctaatttattttatgaaatatttttgcatCATTGCTCTAAAGCCATTAAATATATGTTCTTTGTTAaagatatgaataaatgatgaaaCAGCCATAAAACATGTTATTAAGTGTTCTGCAgctaaaaatatagtgccagaaactttgcaGTGAAAACTCTTTTTTGAGATCAAAATGATcttatttaatgattattttttgcaaatacatatcaaaatggTTATACAAGTTTCATTAAATTATACAATTATGAATATATTCAAAATGCATGATGATGTTCACTTGTGCTCATATGCTGTGtatgttattgaaaattaattgtcACAGATTTCCAATGCTAATAGAAGGAAAAATATTCACCGAATGTAAATACTTGATAATAACAACAGGGTACCTTTAGTTCTtgataaaatcagatttttaattttttttggtcttcACCAAAACATAAAAGGTGCAAATAAAAATCCAAGTTTAATGTGTGCATTACCTGTAAGAAATGAGCTGATTGTTTTTCCTGCCTGATTACAGTCCAGAGTATTCCCTGTTTGTGGGTGACCTGACAGAAGAAGTAGACGATTACACACTGTACCAGGCGTTCTCCAGAAGGTTTAAGTCTTGCAGGTCTGCAAAAGGTGAGGAGAGCTTTTCATATTGAATCTGAACTTCATTAAACTTTATACAAAGAAGACGCTGGGTAGATCTCGCTTTTTAAAGTGatgatatttatagaaattcaaaaatgatcaaagttttcttgctttgattttaatgatttgttaaa
Coding sequences within it:
- the LOC128166762 gene encoding tRNA selenocysteine 1-associated protein 1-like, which produces MSTRSYYLRGQKETKEVLEESNHRRYLKNILKMAAASTSLWMGDLDPYMDESFISMAFKQMGVAVKGIKVIKSKTTGLPAGYCFIDFHDPENAHQAMLKLNGKNIPNSSPTRRFKLNSASYGKEHLSTPEYSLFVGDLTEEVDDYTLYQAFSRRFKSCRSAKVVLEPSGKSKGYGFVRFTEETDQQRALIEMQHMQGVGKKPIRVSLATPKRPMAQDPNSTYYGNYYGQNYYNNQYYNYYGYNAYNQYYDPYSNYNNYYETQQEEDMEALEEPEVEVDVFRYNKDYMEQSEEIFDVLELSRWTPLDSVNSKLPTVKLV